The Chitinophagales bacterium genome includes a region encoding these proteins:
- a CDS encoding tetratricopeptide repeat protein, translated as MTIIREIKKRINQIAMIAALLLIIAGINSLYAQSTLKLIEKGNSAYAKKDFLQAKQYYNDAVKYDNIHRFPEAVFNLGNAFYKLKDYANATMQYKTFITIQKDNAKKAPGYFNVGNCLLAQKKYDESILAYQEAVRLNPHDEEARYNLAYANAMIQQGRQSAIQLNKRNQTELQIPEMVIPPLSPDELKKLEEAINKDELLTQKQLVQHNLLGGRKKIVKDW; from the coding sequence ATGACTATCATCCGCGAAATAAAAAAAAGGATAAATCAAATAGCGATGATTGCCGCATTGTTACTAATAATTGCGGGAATCAATTCTCTTTATGCGCAATCAACACTAAAGCTTATTGAAAAGGGAAATTCAGCATATGCCAAAAAAGATTTCTTACAGGCAAAACAGTATTACAATGATGCAGTTAAATACGACAATATCCATCGATTTCCGGAAGCTGTTTTTAACCTGGGTAATGCTTTTTATAAATTGAAAGATTACGCTAATGCCACTATGCAATACAAGACCTTTATTACCATCCAGAAAGACAACGCTAAAAAAGCGCCGGGGTATTTTAATGTTGGAAATTGCCTGCTTGCACAAAAGAAATATGATGAAAGCATATTAGCCTATCAGGAAGCTGTTCGGCTGAATCCCCATGATGAGGAGGCGCGGTATAACCTTGCTTACGCTAATGCAATGATTCAGCAAGGAAGGCAATCTGCTATCCAGTTAAATAAAAGAAATCAAACGGAACTACAAATTCCTGAAATGGTTATACCTCCTCTCTCACCTGACGAATTAAAAAAATTAGAGGAAGCCATCAATAAGGATGAATTGCTAACGCAAAAACAATTGGTTCAGCATAACTTACTTGGCGGGCGAAAAAAAATTGTGAAAGATTGGTAG
- a CDS encoding DUF3455 domain-containing protein, which yields MKSQIFKAKNIGVAMLMAFFALVITSCSKENLSPMGNDTNVAASTTDLRKAPIVPEIIQVPEGNKLVWSAYATGSQIYQCERSTTDSTVFLWVFIAPDATLYSDQAYTEQVGIHYVGPTWEATTGPKEGKKVVGLKLQSITEDITAVPWLLLSAVPSSEPDSYTQITYIQRLYTTGGLAPTTGADAAHEGEQVNVPYTAQYFFYAAR from the coding sequence ATGAAAAGTCAAATATTTAAAGCCAAAAATATCGGGGTTGCGATGCTTATGGCTTTTTTTGCTCTTGTGATCACAAGCTGCTCAAAAGAAAATCTTTCCCCCATGGGAAATGATACGAATGTTGCTGCTTCAACAACAGATCTGAGAAAGGCCCCAATAGTGCCTGAAATAATCCAGGTTCCGGAAGGAAATAAATTAGTTTGGAGTGCTTATGCCACAGGCTCTCAGATTTACCAGTGCGAACGCAGTACAACCGATTCTACGGTATTCCTGTGGGTGTTTATAGCTCCGGATGCGACTTTATATTCCGATCAGGCATATACTGAACAGGTAGGTATTCACTATGTTGGTCCAACCTGGGAAGCCACCACCGGCCCTAAGGAAGGTAAAAAAGTAGTAGGCTTAAAATTGCAATCTATAACAGAAGATATTACCGCTGTACCGTGGTTGCTTCTCAGCGCAGTGCCCAGTTCAGAACCGGACAGTTATACGCAGATAACTTACATTCAGCGGTTGTATACTACAGGCGGTTTAGCACCCACTACAGGTGCAGATGCTGCTCACGAAGGTGAGCAGGTAAATGTTCCCTATACGGCGCAGTATTTTTTCTATGCAGCAAGATGA
- a CDS encoding response regulator produces MKNKPHVIEQTPVKISIFEDNKSLLNGLSQVIECTPGFELYGAYPDCNNLVKDLNLAPPDVVLMDIHMPGIDGISNASIVGNKSSYGFDNEALRVVNSMPDWISKKVNGISVKSYCLLPIVFKL; encoded by the coding sequence ATAAAGAATAAACCGCATGTAATAGAACAAACCCCTGTTAAAATATCAATCTTTGAAGACAACAAATCCCTGCTTAATGGACTGTCGCAGGTAATAGAGTGTACGCCCGGCTTTGAATTATATGGTGCTTATCCTGATTGCAATAATCTGGTTAAAGATCTCAACCTTGCTCCTCCTGATGTAGTGCTTATGGATATTCATATGCCAGGTATCGATGGAATATCTAATGCAAGTATAGTTGGAAACAAATCAAGTTACGGTTTTGATAACGAAGCGCTCCGTGTTGTGAATAGCATGCCGGATTGGATTTCTAAAAAAGTTAATGGCATAAGTGTAAAATCGTACTGCCTGCTGCCTATCGTTTTCAAACTGTGA
- a CDS encoding VWA domain-containing protein → MMHFEHSLFLFFLLTVPLLVWIFVLFLKWKTYFLKKFGDPALVLQLLPGYSAKKNFIKFGVPLCALILILIAIANPQSSGMKQKIKHEGIDLAIVLDVSNSMLAEDVSPNRLEVARQFAARLIEHRTDDRIALITFAGVPQLQLPLTEDHSEVQLMLKTASTENTMEQGSDLGAAILEAVKALPENQNHYKAIVLISDGEDHEEQVKQALKEAQKEHIMICTAGTGTLNGKAIPVNTGTQQIFKRDDHGQVVLSKLIPSTLQQLARETNGIYTEIASEEKSLQQIIKRLNEVNNNMYDEQIFAAYDTKFQWLVIPALLCLIFDLFISNKKSKWFS, encoded by the coding sequence ATGATGCACTTTGAACATTCCCTTTTTCTCTTTTTTTTATTAACGGTCCCGCTGCTGGTATGGATATTTGTACTATTCCTTAAGTGGAAGACTTATTTCCTGAAAAAATTTGGTGACCCTGCCCTTGTGCTGCAACTGCTTCCCGGATACTCTGCAAAAAAAAACTTTATAAAATTTGGTGTACCGCTATGTGCTTTAATACTTATTCTTATAGCGATTGCAAATCCGCAAAGTTCCGGTATGAAGCAAAAGATAAAGCATGAGGGAATTGACCTGGCTATTGTGTTAGATGTTTCCAATAGTATGCTGGCAGAGGACGTTTCACCAAACCGTCTCGAAGTTGCCCGGCAATTCGCCGCTCGTCTTATTGAACACCGCACAGATGACCGGATCGCACTGATCACCTTCGCAGGGGTTCCGCAATTGCAATTACCGCTCACGGAGGATCATAGCGAAGTCCAGCTGATGCTAAAAACTGCTTCCACTGAAAATACAATGGAACAGGGATCAGACTTAGGGGCAGCTATTCTTGAAGCAGTAAAAGCGTTACCGGAAAATCAAAATCATTATAAGGCTATTGTATTGATCAGTGATGGTGAAGACCATGAGGAACAGGTAAAACAAGCTCTTAAAGAAGCGCAAAAAGAACACATCATGATCTGTACAGCAGGAACAGGAACTTTAAATGGCAAAGCCATACCGGTAAACACCGGAACACAGCAAATTTTTAAAAGAGATGATCATGGACAGGTAGTATTATCCAAACTGATCCCCTCCACCTTACAACAACTCGCGCGGGAAACTAATGGAATATATACAGAGATTGCTTCTGAAGAAAAATCACTGCAGCAAATTATAAAGCGGCTTAATGAAGTAAATAATAATATGTATGATGAACAGATTTTCGCAGCATACGATACCAAATTTCAATGGCTGGTAATTCCTGCACTGCTCTGCCTGATATTCGACCTGTTTATAAGCAATAAGAAAAGCAAATGGTTTAGTTGA